The Alistipes megaguti sequence TCACGAAAATCGGGAACGATTTTTGGGCGATCCGCCTAAAATAGCTATCTTTGTCGAATAGCACCGCGATGGCGGACCGAGCCCATGATACTCCGAAAACTCTTCACCTACTTTACCGATACGATCTTCCGGGAGGACATCAACGAATGGCGCAATCCCGTCGTACGGTGGCTCGTACAGCAATACCGGCTACTCTTCTACACGGCCCGCGGGCTGGTCGAGCACGGAACGCTGGTCCGCTCCGCAGCGCTCACCTTCTACACGCTCATGTCGCTCGTGCCGCTCCTGGCCCTGGTCTTCGCCGTGGTCAAGGGTTTCGGCCTCGCCGACGGACTCGTCGAAAACCTCTACGAGCTCTTTCCTCAACACCCCGAAACCGTCGACTACATCGTCGGATTCGCCGAAAACGCCCTGGCCCGAACCCAGGGCGGCGTCGTGGCCGCCGTGGGCCTGGTGATGCTCTTCTGGGCCGTGATCCGCGTCTTTGGGTCGATCGAAAACGCCTTCAACAACATCTGGGAGGTCAAGGTCGAACGAAGCATCGCCCGTCAGTGGACCGACTACATCGCCGTGGTGATGATCGTCCCCGTGCTCTGGATCCTCGCCAATGCTGTCGGCAACTACATCGAGCAAGTCCTGGGCCTCTACGACAAGTGGTACTTCACGACCCTCTCCCGCCTGGCCTCGATGGTCGTCATCTGGACGATGTTCACCCTGCTCTACCTGATCATCCCCAACGCCCGGGTGCGGTTCCAGAGCGCCCTGATGGCCGGAATCGTCGCCGGGACCATCTTCCTGCTCTTCCAGTGGGGCTACGTCTACGTCCAGCGCTGGATGACCTCCTACAACGCCGTCTACGGCAGTTTCGCCGCCCTGCCGCTCTTCCTCATCTGGATGCAGACCTCCTGGGAGATCCTTCTCTTCGGCGGCGAGCTCTCGTTCGCCTACCAGAACATCAGCCGCTTCGCCGAGGAGCGCGAATCGCTGCGCATCAGCTACGACCAGCGCCGCAAGGTGCTCCTCGCGGTGATGATTCTCGTAGCACGTAACTTCCGCGACCACGGCGGAACGCTCCCGACCGACGAGATCCGCAAACGCCTCGAGCTCCCGACCCGAATCGTCAACGACATTCTCTTCCAGCTCGTGCAGGCCGGACAACTGATCGCCGTGCGCAGCGGCGACGGCGAACGCGAAGTGGCCTTCGCCCCGGCCCACGACCTCTCGTCGATCACCGTCTACGGCATCCTCGAAGCCGTCGAACGCACCGGACAGACCACCCTCGACCTGGAACAAACCCCCGAACTGGCCCGCATGAACCGCGAAGTGGAGACACTCAAGGAGGAGGTCCTCCACTCGCCGAACAACGTGCGATTGACAGACCTGCTGTAAATCAGGAATAAAAGAGATGAAACGAGTCGTCATTATCGGAAGCGGAAACCTGGCAGAGGCCCTGGCTCTGGCCATCGCCGGAAGCGGTCTGGAACTCCTCCAGCTCTTCGCCCGCAATCCGGAACGGGGCCGTACCGTCGCCGCCCTGGCCGGATGCAGCTGGAGCTCCGACCCCGAAGCGCTCCGCCGCGACGCCGACCTCTATCTGATCGCCGTGAGCGACCGCGCCGTGGGCGAGGTGGCCTCGCAGCTGCCCATCCCCGAGGGGGCGGTCGTGGCCCATACGGCCGGCAGCGTCCCGCTGGAGGCTCTTCCGGAGCGATTTGCGCGCCGTGCGGTCTTCTACCCGATGCAGACCTTCACCAAGGGCCGCCGGGTCGATTTTTCGGAAATCCCGGTCTTCCTCGAAACTTCGGACCCCGGATTCCGGGCCGAACTCGAAGCCTTTGCCCGCACGCTCTCCCGGACGGTGCTCTGGGCCGACTCCGCACAGCGGGGCAAAGTGCACCTTGCCGCGGTCTTTGCCTGCAACTTCGCCAACCACATGTACGCCCTGGGCGAGGCGGTGGTCCGCAGCGCCGGGCTCGACTTTGCGGTACTCAAGCCGCTGATCGCCGAAACCGCCGCCAAGGCCTGCGACGCCCGCTCGCCGCGCGACGTGCAGACCGGCCCCGCCATACGCAACGACACCGCCACGCAGGAGCGGCACCTCGCCCTGCTCGACGGCAACCCGACCCTTCAGGAGATCTATACCCAAATCAGCGAAAACATATGGAAAACTTCAAGGAATCAATAGCACGCTGCCGGACCTTCATCTTCGATGTTGACGGCGTGATGACCGACGGCGGGATCATCCCGACCGTCGACGGTGACTTCATCCGCCGCTACAACGCCAAGGACGGCTATGCGCTGGCCTACGCCATCAAACTGGGCTACCGTGTCTGCATCATCACCGGAGGACGCGGCAAGACGCTCGAGCACCGGCTTCGGATGCTCGGGATCCGCCACTACTACGTCGACTGCATGGACAAGATCGCGGCCATGCGCGAATACCTCGCCCGCGAAGGGGTCGACCCGGCCGACGTCATCTATATGGGCGACGACATCCCCGATCTGGAGTGTATGCGCGAAGTAGGGATTCCGGTCTGCCCGTCGGATGCCGCCGCCGAGGTGATCGAGGCTTCGCGCTATGTCTCGGAGTTCAAAGGGGGCGAAGGGGCCGTGCGCGACATCATCGAACAGGTGCTCCGGGCCCACGGCGACTGGGCGCGCGACTCGATGGGCGTCACACCGTCGTCGCTCGTCGCCTCGCGCTGACCGATCCCGTGCCGACCGATCCGTCGACCGATCCGTCGACCGCCTAAAAGCCCCGGCCCGAAATACGACCGACCCCGGAATATACGGCTGTAATCAGTCACAAAAAAAGATCCCGAACGCGAAGTTCGGGATCTTTTCATTTCAGCATGCGCGGCCGTTAGGGCAGCGAAACCGATACCCACTGGGGAGCCTTGTTCATCTCCAGGTCGTTGCCGTTCGCAGTGTGGTCCTTGATGGTGGTACCCTGCCCCTCGTTGAAGCGCCAGTAGGCCACCAGACCCTCCGATGCGGGATCGACGTAGTAGAAGTGGTTCGTAGCCTTGAAGTCGGCCGGCGAGAGGACCTTGTTCCAGATGCGCACCTCGCACATCTTGCCCTTCAGGCCACGCTCCGCACTGTAGGAGTAACCCACCCAGAAGAGGCGGTTGTAGTCCGAATCGGGATAGGCACGCGACGTGCCGAAGCTGGCCGACGGCATCGACGAGATGCGGCCCGAACCAAACGACACGCCGTTGATATAGAGCGTCACCTGACCCTTGTCGAAAGTCACGGCAAAGTGGATCCACTTATTTATATACATGAACGTGGGCAGCTCGCCAGAAGCAAGTACGGCTCCGTTCTTGTGAGCCACCTCAAGCATGCCGTTTCTGACGTTCTGGCCGTCGCCCAGACGCAGCAGGAAGTAGTTCTCGACACCCATGATGGTGGTAATCTCCCTGGGTGACTTGAAGTCGGCGATATTCACCATGGCCTCCATGGTGAACTGCGAGAGGTTGTTCAGCACCGAGGGGTTCTTCCACTCCGTGGGACCGGCCCAGTTGTCCTCCATGTTGACCACCCATTCGATCAGCGCCTGGGTCTTCTGCGTCACCTTGACAACCAGTTCGGCATCACCGCCCTTGAAGGTGATCGTACCCTCGCGGCGCTCGCCCGACGCTTCGATCATGAAGCGCTCCATGTCACTCTGACGTCCGCTGTAGGTGATCCAGCTGTCGGAGGGCTGCACCTCGTAGGTGACGTTGGCCGTCACGGGAATCTCCAGCTGACCGCCCTCCAGACCGATGTTCAGCTCCGTCTGCGGGGTCGAGATGTTGTCCTTCTGAGCCTGCGAAACCTGGATCTCGACAACCGGAGTATCGTGCGTACCCTTGATGGTGATCGTTGCCGTGCGGCCCTCGAAGGTCGTGTTCTCGGCCGCCGTGAAGTACATCTTGGCACCCTTGTCACCCTCGCCGGCCAGCGTGATGTCGTACGTCAGCCACGACTGCGCCTCGGACGAAATCGTGTAGGTCAGATCGCGGTACGAATCGCTCGAATCGAGCACCACCTCGATCTGCTTGCCGGCCTGCGGCACCGACACCTCCTTCTCGGAGGTCAGCGTCAGGAAATAGTCCGTGGCCTTGCACGTCACGGGCAGCTCGAAGGTCTGCTTGCCGACCGTAAAGGTGAACTTGGTCGAGAGGGCCTCGAGCGACTCGTTGGCCTTGACCTGGAAGACCACCTTGTCACCATCCTTGCCCTTCAGGGGCGAAGCCTCGACCCAGTCGGCCTGGCCCGTGAGCTCCCAGTCGCCCGACGAGGTGACCGTCACCTCGAAGCGGCCGCCTTCCGATTCGGCATCGATGCTCTTCGGGAAGACCGAAATCTTATCCTCGACGGGCTTCTCCTCGGCCTTGGCACACGTCACCTTAAAGGCAGCCGTCGCCTTGCCCACCGTGAAGGTAAATTCACCCTTGAGCTCCTCCTGGGTGGTATTGGGCTGTACGGTGAACTTCACCACGTCGCCGTCCTTACCCTTGCGGGACGTGGCATCGACCCAGTCGTAGTCGCCCGTGAGGGTCCATTCGCCCGACGAGGTGACGATCACCTCGGTCGTACCGCCCTCGCTCGTGAACGATTCGCTCTCGGGAGCGATCGAGACCTTGTCGACTACAGGAGGCGTATTGACGCTGTTATCCTCCTTCTTGCAACCGCTGAACACCATCAGAGCCGCAGCAAAAAGCAAAAATTTCTTCATTTTATCGGTTTTTGGGGAAGACGGCCCTCCGCACCTCGCGTGCGGAGGCCGTCAAAGGTTGGTTTTAAAGGGAATGTGTCGGATCAGAATTCGTAGCGCGTGGGGTCGTAACCGCCGACGTCACCGCCCGGGGTCACCTTCTTGTAGTAGCCCGTCGGATCGATGAGATCCATGCCGTAGAGGCCGTCGGCCGCCTCCTTGAAGGCGCGAACCGAACCCTCCTTGTTCTCGATGTTCGACGTGGGGCTCGGATCGAAGGCGAACCACATGAACCATCCGTAGCCCTTCTCCTTGGCACCGTAGGCTGCGCTGACGTTGCCGCGGTTGAGGTTCAGCTCGATCGACTGGGCGGCGCAGCTGCTCTTGTCCATGCCGGAGTAGGCGAAGGCGGCACCGACCGGATAGTCGGCCACGGTGATGTCGATGAACGAACCGGGATTCTGGCCCTTGTAGGCGGGCAGCGACTGGGAGAAGGTCCCGTACTGGTAGGTGCAGACGTAGGTATCCCAGTTGCACTTCTCCTTCATAGCCATCTTCAGCTCGTAGGCCAGACGCGACGCGGCCGTCGTGGAGTTTCCGGCGAAGCAGGCCGACGAACCCGAACCTTCGGTGTACTCGTCATCGAGAGCCACACCGTCGAGCTGATACTGCTTGATGGCGTTGGCCACATCGCTGGCATACATCTTGGCGCCGTAATCCGTCAGGTTGGCCACACCGGCCGGCGTATGGTCGCCCAGCAGGCCCAGCAGCACCTTGATGCCGGCCTTGCGCAGCGGCTGCAGATAGACCTCCGAACCGTCGAGCAGCGCCTGTACGTTGGGGTTGTTGTGCAGGTAGACCTCATCCGACATGGCGTTCCAGCGGATGTTGGCCGAGAAGAGCACCACGGCGTCGAAGAACATCGAACCATCCTTGAGACGATACTCCAGCGCATTGAGCGGGTTGGTGCTGTTGACCTCGAAGAAGAGGATGTTCTTCACCTCCTTCTTGCACTGGCGCGAGAAAAAGTAGTTGACCCGCACATCGTCGCCCGACAGCGAGACATTGCCCGTCTTGGCCCGCACGGTGAGCGGAAGCATGTACTCGACGTTGTTGCGCAGCGCCTCGCGGTTGTCGGTCTTGACCGTCACGGTGATGTCGTTCGAAGCCGTCTTGCCGGCCTGGATCGTCACGCTGCCGCCCTCGACCGAGACCTCCGACGCGGGATAGGCCACGTAGTTGGTGCGGTGGATGAAGTTGTACTCGGCCACGTAAGCCTCGTCGGCCACGATCTCCACCTGAACCTCCTTCTCGGCGGCTTCGGCCAGTTCGAAACGGACCGTCTTCTTCAGAGCGTCCATCGTGGTGATGGTCGTCGAGAGTTCATCGCCGGAGGTGTTCTTCAGCAAGCCCTTGACACCCTCCTCGACCGTACCGTCACCGGCTTCCTGCAGCACGTTGATGTAGACGGTCTGAGCCGAGCCGGCCGAGATCTCGATGCGGCCCGAGCGGGTGCTGGTCGTGGGGTTTGCCTCGGCCGAGAGCGTCAGTTTGTCACCCTCCTTCGTGGCCTGGATCCACTCCGGAACCTCATAGGCCCACGACTCGACGTTGGTCGTGACGGTCAGCACCACGGGTTCGCTGCCCGAGGCCTTGAAGGTGATGTCGTCGGTCGGATCGACGCTCAGCGCATCGGGATCCTCCGGAGCGCGCTTGTCCTGCGTCACGCTGATCGTCACAGCCTGGGCCGTGCCGGCCGTGATCTCGATACGGCCCGAACGCGAGCCGTCCGTCGGATTGTCCTTGGCCGAGAGCGTCAGCGTGGTCCCCTCCTGTTTGGCTTCGATCCACTCCGGGGCGGTGAAGCTCCACGACGAAGCATCGGTCTTCACGCTCAGCGTCACGGGGGTGTTGCCCGAGGCCTTGAACTGGATGGTCGACGACGGGGTCACCTCCAGCGTGTTGATCTTGTCGACATTTTCATCGCTCTTGCACGAGGTGAAGATTCCGGTCAGACCGATCACCGTCAGAAGCAACAGCCATAATGATCTCTTTTTCATTGCAGTTTTTGATTATAAATAAGGTTAGTGATTTTGCATTGGGGTTATTTTCCCTCGGGCAGGGCGACATCGACCCATGCCAGGTCGTGATCGGCCGTCAGGTTGTAGCCGTAGGGGCCGTAGTCCTTGACGCTCTTGCCCTGGCCGTCGTTGAATTTCCAGTAGGCCACCAGACCGTCGGCCGTCTCGGGGGAGACGCGGTAGAAGTGGTTCTCGGCGTTGATTTCTTCGGCCGACAGGGCCCGGTTCCAGATCCGCGCCTCGGCGATGCGGCCGTTGAGCGAACGCTTGTCGTCGTACGAATAGCCGAACCAGAAGCAGCGCGGCTTGTAGTCCATCTCGTCGGAGTGCGGCACGGCGAAGTTGACCTTCGTCAGCCCGATGCCCGTCGACGAGCCCGAGGCGCGCTCCTTGCCGTCGAGGTAGACGTGGATCTCACCGCGGTCGAAGGTCACGGCCACGTGATACCAGCGGTTGACCTTGAGCTGCATCGCCGTGCTCGAGACCGTGCCGCGATCGGGTGTGGCGCCGGGTTCGGCCCCCTCCTTCTGCTTGCCGAAGGCCACCTGCAGCTGGTTCTTCGGGATGGTCGAGTCGCCCACACGGATCAGGAAGGTATCCTCGATGCCCATGATCGTCGAGATGGGGCTCGTGGCGTCGTTGTTGAATTCGTAGAAGAAGACCAGCCCCTCCATCGTAAAGCTCTCCATATCCTTGACGGGTCCGGTCGCCTCGCTCCATTCGGGCCAGGCCTTGTTTCCGTTCAGGTCGGCCACGACGTTGACCAGCGAGGCCTTCTGGAAGACGAAATAGAGGGTTCCGGCGCTCGGCAGCACGGCCAGATTCGACGAGGCGATCGTCACCGGCAGCACGTAACGCTTGGTCAGATCGAGTTCGTCGAGCTTTACGAAGCGGATATCGAGCGGATTGCTCGTCACCTTGCCGCTCTCGATGCGCGTCGAGGCCGACGCGAGGTCGTAATGCACGGCGGGAAGCAGCTCGACCGCCTCATCGTAATAGCCCTCGCGGTAGGTGTCGAGCAGTTCGGGGGCGGCGCGGAAGGTCACCTCGACATCGAATGCCTCGGGACGGGCCATGGCCACCGTCACGCTGCGCGTCAGCTCCTTGTCCACCTGGTCCGACGTCCGTTCGATGCGCACGTCGCTGGCGAAGGACGAGGCCGAAATGAAGACCTGATTGTCGTAATGATGCTTGAGTTCGTCGTTCTGCTTGCAGCCGGCCAGCATCACCAGCGCGGCGCACGCCATCCAAACGAATTTAGAGGTTCTCTTCATGGTCGTTTGCGGTATTGGAGTTCATGATACGGATGGCCTGACGGATGTTGTTGTAGATCCGCGTGGCGTTGTAATAGTCGTCCTGGGCGTTGGAGAATCCCAGACCGCACTTCGTGAAGCCCTCCTCGGCCTCAACCACCCACTCGGCACCCACCTGGGCCGTGGCACCCACCTGGGTGGGATCCTCCAGCGAGGGGATGCTGACCTCCAGCAGGAAGCGGTCCGAGGGGAAGTTGTCGTCGCTGTCGAGCTTGCGCTGCACGGCACGCGTCAGTTCGGCCGGGGTCTTGAACGACTCCGCCAGGACGATGATGTAGTCGCTCTTCAGCAGCAGCGGCTTGTAGTCGTCGAGCAGGTTCTGCGTGTTGCCGCGCAGGAACATCAGCTGTCCGGCATGGGCCGCACGCCACTCGGCAACGGCTCCCATGAAGGCGTTCTGGCCGCTGATGTCGCGATCCGTGGCCCGGCGGCCCTGGTACGAGACGACGATTCCGGCAAAGCCCGAAGCGTCGCAGCAGGCCAGCTGGCGACGGGTCTGTTCGGCATAGTAGGCCGCATACTCCTCGTCGGTTCCGGCGGGCTGGCCGGCCTCCTCGCGCGCCTCCTCGAGCAGGGCCCACGACGCATCGATCGTCGCGTAGTCGACCATGCAGAGCGTGCGCGTGCCCTTCGCGGCGAGCACCTCGCCGATTTCGGCCGCCAGTACGGGATGCAGCCCCTCGGCCTGCTCCACGCAGATGAAGTCGATGCTGTCGGGCAGGGCCGTCAGATGCTGGGTCTGCAGCGTCGGGCGCTCGCTCGTACCCCGGACGGTCATCATCGACACCTTGTGCGGCTGCTGCTTGTAGTCGCGCAGCGCAGCCAGATAGTGCCCGTAGGCCTCGGGATTCTGCTCCTCGGGGGTCGGACGGCGGAAATCCAGATTCTCCGGCTCGGTCCAGTCGCCGCACGCACCGCTCATCAGCAGCACGCCCAGCACGACCGGCATAAATGCTTTTTTCATATCGCAGTTCATGTTTTTCGTGTTTCGTTCCGGCGGATTACTCGTTCATCGTGGCGGGGTTGCAGTCCCACCATACGCGCGTACCCATCTCGTCGGGGCCGCCGAGCAGCGTCAGCGCCTGACGGACATTCTCGCCGTTGTTCGTATATTCGGCCATGGGATAGGGCATGCGGCGGGCGCCGAGTTCGGATTTCACCTTGCCGTTGCTCTTGTTGCCCTTTTCGGTGGCGGGGATCAGGTGCGGGAAGCCCGTACGGCGGTAGTCGGCCCAGGCCTCGTTGCCCAGATGGAAGTTGGCGATCCACTTCTGGATCAGGATGCGCTCCTGCATCTGCTCCTTCGTCGCGGCGTTGTCCCAGGCCACGCCCAGCGTCGAGAGCGGCGTGCTGTAGGAGTTCGTGCCGGCGGGATCGGTGTAGGACTGCGGGAGGCGTCCGTCATCGGCCGTGTAGGCCGCAAACTCGGCGCCCACGCCCCACTGTTCGAGCGAGAGGCGGATGCCCTCGTTGTAGAGGTCGCCGGCCTCGCCGCCCATGTCGAATCCGAAGACGGCCCGGGCCTCGGCCTTCAGGAAGGCCACCTCGGCGGCATTCATCCACTGCACGGGCGTCAAGCTGCCGTTGACGAAGTTCACGCCCGAGTACTTGCGGCCCACGGAGTTGAGCGACGGGATCTCGATGCCGCGGCGAAGACCCACATAATCGACCCCGGGCCACTCCGACTTGACGAAATACTTCTCGCGGCGCGGGTCGCGGTAGCCGTTCATGTAGCAGATGATGTCGGCCGCAGCGTGCGTATCGCCGCCGGTGAACGTACCATCGGGCTGGTTGTACTTGCAGGCGGCCATCAGCGGATTGCCGTCCTTGCCGAAGGCCGTGGCGGGGAGCATGGCGTTGTCGTCGTTCGAGGCGAGGACCCCGAGGCCGTTGTCGGCCAGGCTGACGGCGCTTTCGGCCATCTCGCGGGCCGTCGTCGGGTCGGCATAGACGATGCGCATGGCCAGACGCAGCTTCATCGAGTTGGCCAGCCGTCCCCACTTCTCGGCGCTGCCGCCGTAGACGGGATCGACCTCGGCCGAAATGCCGCCCGTGCGGTTCTCCTTCAGCACGGCGATGGCGGCGTTCAGCTCCTCGAACATGCGGCGGTAGACCTCCTGCTGCGAATCGTAGGGCACCTGGATCTTGCCGTCCTCACCGATGGCCGAATAGGGGATCGGGCCGTAGGTGTCGGTCACGCGGCTCATGGCGCAGACCTTGATGACGCGGGCGATGGCCAGCGTCACGGGGTCGTCCGTGAGGTTTTCGAGGAGCTTGAAGTTGGGATAGAGCGTCGGGATGATCTTGTCGCTGGCCATGAAGACACGCGACCAGTCGTCCGTGGGGTTGTAGTTGGAGATGGTCGTGGCCCAGCCGCTGTTCGAATCGGCGTAGTAACCGCCCTGCGTGCCGCCCAGCAGACAGTCCGTAAACTGGGCCGTGTTGACGTCGGTGGAGACCACCGTGCCGCAGAGCGCCTTCAGTGCGGCCGAGACGGCATAGCCGTCGGTCTGCATCTGATCCTTCGAGACCTCGTAGGGGTTCGTGTTGATATCCATGTAGTTCGAGGTGCATGCCGCGCCCAGTACGGACACCAGAAGCGCCCCCGTTTTCAAAAGGTTGTATTTCATAGTTGGGGATCTTTAGAATTTGAGCCGCAGGTTGAAACCGATGTTGCGCAGCGACGGCATCATGAAGTAGTCGATACCCTGGTAGTAGTTGCCCGTGGTGGCGATCGATTCGGGGTCGAACGGCGCCTTGTTGTAGATCATCCACAAGTTGCGGCCCACGAGCGAGAGGGTGATTTCGCACACGTCGCCGAGCTTCTTCTTCGGGATCGTGTAGCCGATCGAGGCCTCCTGCAGACGCACGTTCGTAGCCGAGTAGGTGTAGTACTGCGGAACCGACGTACCGCCGCCGATGGCCGTATACCAGCTGTTGGCATCCATCACGTCGCCGCCGTTGATCCACACGCCGCCGGCATCACGCGCCGCAGCCGAGGCCTCCGAAACGCCGTAGTAGTCCAGCACGGCCTGCGTACGCGAGAAGACCACGCCGCCCAGACGCGCCGAAACCATGAATCCGAACGAAAGGTTCTTCCATCGGAAGTCGTTGCGCCACGACATGTTGGCATCGGGAAGCACCGAACCCAGCTTGACATAGCTCGAGGCATCCTTGATCGTCTCGGTGGGGATCGTACCCTCCTCGTTGATGTAGTAGCGGCCGTTGTCGTCGTACTTCAGGTCGATGAGCGAGTAGAGGTCGCCCAGCGTGCCGCCCTCCTTGAGGATGAAGTGGGCCTGACCCAGACCGTTCATGTCGAGCTGGTCGACCGAGATGTATTCGTCGGCCTCGGGGTTGTAGATCCGGCCGGCCAGCGAGAGGATCTTGTTGCGGTTGAGCGAAAGGGTGTAGTTCGAGTCCCATGAGAAGTCGCCCCACTCGTTGCCGTAGCCCAGCGCCAGCTCGATACCCTGGTTGCGGACGTTACCCGACTGCACCTTCCAGTCCGAGTAGCCCGAACCGATCGAGATCTGCGGGCTGAAGGTCTGGTTCTGCGTATGGGAGTTGTAGTAGGTCACGTCGAGGTTGAAGTGGCGCAGGAAGCGCATCGTCAGACCCACCTCGAACGACTTGGTGCGTTCGGGCTTCAGGTCGTACATCGGGTACTGGGTCTGGAGCTGCCACTTCAGGCCGCTCTCGTCCCACTGGTAGAGCGGGTTGGCGATGTAGCGCTCGAAGGCGACGCCCACCGAGGCGAACGATCCGCGCAGCTTGACATACGAGAGGTTCTCGGGCATGTTCGGGATGAGCTGCGACAGCACGACCGACAGACCCACCGACGGATAGAAGAACGACGAAGCCTTCGAGTGGGGACCGGCCAGCTGCGAGGGCCAGTCGTTGCGGGCCGTAAGCGTCAGATAGTAGGTTCCCTTGAAGCCCACCTCGGCCGATCCGAAGAGCGACTGCGTCTGTTCGCGCCAGCCACTCTGCAGCCGCTGCGTGCTGCGCGAATTGCTCAGGTTCTGCACGTTGAAGACGTTCGTCAGACCCGGATCCTCGTCCGAGATCTTGCCGTCGGCGATCGGTCCGCGGTTCTTCAGCGCATCGTTCTTCATGTCGGAGAACGATCCGCCGAGGTTGACCTGCAGCGACCAGTCGTCGCCGAACGTGCGGTTGATGTTCATCAGCAGGTCGCCGTAGACCTGACGGTCGGTCATCTTCGTGATGCCGTACAGACCGCGCTCGGACTTCTCGGTGAGCTGCGTATTGGTCGTTGCGTAGTTCTTCTCGGTGTACTGCGTCTGGGAGTTGTCGACGCGGATGCGGCCCGAAACGTTCAGCCAGTCCAGTACGTCGTACGACAGCTGGGCGTTGAGCATGTAACGGTCCTTGCGGTTTTCGCGCAGGTTGCGGTAGTTGATCCAATAGGGGTTCTGCATCGTCATGCCCGCATCGCCCACCGGCCAGTACTGGGCATAGAGGCGGCGCGAGGCGTCGTAACGCTCATACATCTTGATGTCCTCCCAGTCGCCGCTGCGCGGAAAGAGGTAGGCGCCGACGATCGGGTTCGAATAGACGCCCTGATTGACCATGTTGCGGTCCTCCTGCAGCACGTAACTGGCCCCGACGTCGAGCTTCATGCGATCCTTGAGAAACGACGTCGTGTTGCGAAACGTGAAGTTGTAACGGTCGTAACGGTTGTTGGGGACGATTCCGCGCGAATTGATCGCCGCAGCCGAGAAGTAGGTCTGGTTCTTCTCCGTGCCGGCCGACAGCGAAACGCTCTCGGTATTGGTGACACCCGTCTGGAAGTAGTCGTCAGCGGGGTCGTAGCCGTGGCTGTTCGAGGCGTTGAGGCGGCGGCCCCAGCTGCGGACCTCCGAACCGATGGCCGAATTGAGGTCACCCGTGCCGTAGCGGTTCTGGAACGCGGGCAGCACGAAGGGCGACATCACCTCCACGCTGCTGGCCACGTTGACCGAGAGCACGCCGGCCTTGCCGCTCTTCGTCGTCACGACGATGGCGCCGTTGGCGGCATCCGAACCGTAGAGGGCCGCAGCCGCGGCACCCGTCAGCACCGAGATCGATTCGATGTCCTCGGGGTTGATGTCGGCAATAGGGTCGGTCGAGCCCTGCGATCCGAACTCCGTGCCGCCGTCGCGCGCCGTGGTGAACATCGGCACACCGTCGATCACGTACAGGGCGTTCGAAGACTGCGAGATGGACTTCTGACCGCGCATGATCACCTTCGAGGCGCCGCCGACACCCGACGACGAGGCGTTGATGTTCACACCGGCCACCTTGCCGTTGAGCGAGTTGATGAAGTTGACGTCCTTGTTGGCGGTCACCGACTCGGAGGAGACCTGCTGGACGTTGTACGAAAGGGCCTTCTCCGAACGCTTGATGCCGAGGGCCGTCACCACGACGGCATCCACGACCTGCGACTCCTCGCGAAGCGTGAAGTCGAGCTGCGTGCGTCCGGCCAGGGAGAGCTCCTGAGGCTGATAGCCCAGGTAGTTGACCGTCAGCACGGGATCACCGGCCTCCGAGGCCGGGATCTGCAGCGTATAGTCGCCGTCGATGCCCGTGCTGGTTCCGATGGTCGT is a genomic window containing:
- a CDS encoding BT_3987 domain-containing protein: MKRTSKFVWMACAALVMLAGCKQNDELKHHYDNQVFISASSFASDVRIERTSDQVDKELTRSVTVAMARPEAFDVEVTFRAAPELLDTYREGYYDEAVELLPAVHYDLASASTRIESGKVTSNPLDIRFVKLDELDLTKRYVLPVTIASSNLAVLPSAGTLYFVFQKASLVNVVADLNGNKAWPEWSEATGPVKDMESFTMEGLVFFYEFNNDATSPISTIMGIEDTFLIRVGDSTIPKNQLQVAFGKQKEGAEPGATPDRGTVSSTAMQLKVNRWYHVAVTFDRGEIHVYLDGKERASGSSTGIGLTKVNFAVPHSDEMDYKPRCFWFGYSYDDKRSLNGRIAEARIWNRALSAEEINAENHFYRVSPETADGLVAYWKFNDGQGKSVKDYGPYGYNLTADHDLAWVDVALPEGK
- a CDS encoding glycoside hydrolase family 18; protein product: MKKAFMPVVLGVLLMSGACGDWTEPENLDFRRPTPEEQNPEAYGHYLAALRDYKQQPHKVSMMTVRGTSERPTLQTQHLTALPDSIDFICVEQAEGLHPVLAAEIGEVLAAKGTRTLCMVDYATIDASWALLEEAREEAGQPAGTDEEYAAYYAEQTRRQLACCDASGFAGIVVSYQGRRATDRDISGQNAFMGAVAEWRAAHAGQLMFLRGNTQNLLDDYKPLLLKSDYIIVLAESFKTPAELTRAVQRKLDSDDNFPSDRFLLEVSIPSLEDPTQVGATAQVGAEWVVEAEEGFTKCGLGFSNAQDDYYNATRIYNNIRQAIRIMNSNTANDHEENL
- a CDS encoding SusD/RagB family nutrient-binding outer membrane lipoprotein, giving the protein MKYNLLKTGALLVSVLGAACTSNYMDINTNPYEVSKDQMQTDGYAVSAALKALCGTVVSTDVNTAQFTDCLLGGTQGGYYADSNSGWATTISNYNPTDDWSRVFMASDKIIPTLYPNFKLLENLTDDPVTLAIARVIKVCAMSRVTDTYGPIPYSAIGEDGKIQVPYDSQQEVYRRMFEELNAAIAVLKENRTGGISAEVDPVYGGSAEKWGRLANSMKLRLAMRIVYADPTTAREMAESAVSLADNGLGVLASNDDNAMLPATAFGKDGNPLMAACKYNQPDGTFTGGDTHAAADIICYMNGYRDPRREKYFVKSEWPGVDYVGLRRGIEIPSLNSVGRKYSGVNFVNGSLTPVQWMNAAEVAFLKAEARAVFGFDMGGEAGDLYNEGIRLSLEQWGVGAEFAAYTADDGRLPQSYTDPAGTNSYSTPLSTLGVAWDNAATKEQMQERILIQKWIANFHLGNEAWADYRRTGFPHLIPATEKGNKSNGKVKSELGARRMPYPMAEYTNNGENVRQALTLLGGPDEMGTRVWWDCNPATMNE